Proteins from one Verrucomicrobiota bacterium genomic window:
- a CDS encoding dephospho-CoA kinase: MIRLGLTGGIGAGKSTAAAWFAEHGVCVIDTDVLARELVEPGQAALEEIFSDFGPAMRRPDGSLDRKALASEVFVSDSARQRLEAILHPRIRENWMRKLAALERAGESVAMVVIPLLFETQAERLFNGVIAVGCGSRLQTERLRARGWTVEEIERRVAAQWPAQSKQERADFVIWNEGSLKNLFLQCERILQSIHLPKPG; encoded by the coding sequence ATGATCAGGCTGGGGTTGACCGGAGGGATCGGGGCGGGGAAGTCGACGGCCGCAGCCTGGTTTGCGGAGCACGGAGTGTGCGTGATCGATACCGACGTCCTTGCCCGTGAGTTGGTCGAGCCGGGGCAAGCCGCTTTGGAGGAGATCTTCAGCGATTTTGGCCCGGCGATGCGACGTCCGGATGGGAGTTTGGATCGCAAAGCACTGGCTTCGGAAGTGTTTGTTTCGGATTCGGCTCGCCAGAGGCTGGAGGCGATTCTGCATCCCCGCATCAGAGAGAACTGGATGAGGAAACTGGCCGCCTTGGAACGCGCCGGGGAGAGCGTGGCCATGGTAGTGATTCCGCTTCTTTTTGAGACCCAGGCAGAGCGGCTTTTCAATGGGGTGATTGCCGTCGGGTGCGGATCCAGACTGCAGACCGAGAGACTCAGGGCGCGCGGTTGGACGGTTGAGGAAATCGAACGGCGCGTGGCCGCTCAATGGCCTGCGCAGAGTAAACAAGAACGGGCGGACTTCGTGATTTGGAACGAAGGCTCCCTGAAAAACCTTTTCCTTCAATGCGAGCGGATCCTGCAGAGCATCCACCTCCCGAAGCCTGGATGA